The following are from one region of the Prevotella sp. HUN102 genome:
- the traN gene encoding conjugative transposon protein TraN has translation MKKLILSMALLATMGATATAQDINNGTPLMPNRPLSSGELFQGMSRAIPNGRVVLPYGLDVTFDKTVHLIFPSAVRYVDLGSQNIIAGKAEDAENVLRVKAAVKDFETETNMSVICEDGSFYAFNVKYADEPEKLSVEMKDFLSTTEGRLPSNRADIYFKELGNESPVLVKLMMQTIYQNDKRTIKHIGTQQFGMKFLLRGLYAHNGLLYFHTRMENGTNMPYSVDFITFKVVDKKVAKRTAIQEQVLQPLRAYHQVMQVKGKDSEHSVFVLEQFALSEDKQLEVTLYERNGGCTLTFYVEQEDLLLAKKIDNLKLKW, from the coding sequence GGAGCGACAGCCACTGCACAAGACATCAACAACGGCACACCGCTTATGCCTAATCGTCCTCTCTCTTCGGGCGAACTCTTTCAAGGCATGAGCCGTGCCATTCCTAATGGGCGTGTCGTCCTGCCTTACGGTTTGGACGTTACCTTCGACAAGACCGTGCATCTCATCTTCCCCTCTGCCGTTCGCTATGTGGACTTGGGTTCACAGAACATCATTGCAGGTAAGGCGGAGGATGCGGAGAACGTACTGCGCGTGAAGGCTGCCGTCAAGGACTTTGAAACGGAGACCAATATGAGCGTTATTTGCGAAGACGGCTCGTTTTACGCCTTTAACGTAAAATATGCCGACGAGCCGGAGAAGCTCAGCGTGGAGATGAAAGATTTTCTCTCTACAACAGAAGGACGATTGCCGAGCAACCGTGCCGACATCTATTTCAAGGAACTCGGCAACGAGTCGCCCGTCTTGGTAAAGCTGATGATGCAGACCATCTATCAGAATGACAAACGCACCATCAAGCATATCGGTACGCAGCAGTTCGGCATGAAGTTCCTGCTCCGTGGCTTGTATGCCCATAACGGCTTGCTGTATTTCCACACTCGTATGGAAAACGGCACGAACATGCCGTACTCGGTCGATTTCATCACGTTCAAGGTAGTGGATAAGAAGGTGGCAAAGCGCACCGCCATACAGGAACAGGTACTTCAGCCCCTGCGTGCCTACCATCAGGTGATGCAGGTAAAGGGTAAGGATAGCGAGCATTCCGTGTTTGTGTTGGAACAGTTTGCTCTCTCGGAGGACAAGCAATTAGAGGTAACGCTCTACGAGCGAAACGGAGGGTGCACGCTGACCTTTTATGTCGAGCAGGAAGACCTGTTGCTCGCCAAGAAGATTGACAACCTCAAACTCAAATGGTAG